One Podarcis muralis chromosome 1, rPodMur119.hap1.1, whole genome shotgun sequence genomic window carries:
- the LOC114584100 gene encoding acyl-CoA (8-3)-desaturase-like, translating into MPPESGTSVGKPELASGSPQFFTWEEIGLRTGKGEFKEERWLVIRRKIYDISQFHLRHPGGTRVISHYAGQDATDAFTAFHKDEDLVKKYLSSLLIGELAPDQPSCEPTKNAMLVNDFHELRTTVKRMGLLQPRFLFFGFMFLHAFLLDTASWLTIWYFGVSWVPFLVGVALFTIAQIQYAFLQHDLGHLSVFQKAKWNRPFHFIVMGICKGGPPSQWNYMHNQHHAKPNCFRKDPDLNMHPFLFSLGKALSVELGKKKKKYMPYQHQHIYFALLAPLTFVLYVQFAVLRFAFQRKNWLEFAFMMLYYVRVCLMYVPLMGFKSFMAYYWLARFLESSWFLWISQMNHIPMNINYDQNLDWVSAQLAATCNVDQSLFNDWYTGHLNFQIEHHLFPTMPRHNYWKVAPLVKSLCAKHDIEYQFKPLLTAFADILHSLKKSGEHWQDAYLHA; encoded by the exons ATGCCTCCAGAGTCGGGCACTAGTGTGGGAAAGCCAGAACTTGCCTCGGGTTCCCCACAGTTTTTCACCTGGGAGGAGATAGGACTCCGCACAGGCAAGGGAGAATTCAAGGAGGAGAGATGGCTGGTAATCCGAAGGAAGATCTATGATATCAGCCAATTCCATTTGCGACACCCTGGAGGAACCCGTGTCATCAGCCATTATGCAGGACAAGATGCCACG GATGCTTTCACCGCTTTCCACAAGGATGAGGACTTAGTCAAGAAATACCTGAGCTCCCTACTCATTGGGGAGCTGGCACCTGATCAACCCAGCTGTGAACCAACCAAAAAT GCAATGCTGGTCAATGATTTTCATGAGCTGCGCACCACAGTGAAGAGGATGGGACTCCTACAACCTCGTTTTCTCTTCTTCGGCTTCATGTTTCTGCATGCTTTCCTGCTAGATACTGCATCCTGGCTGACTATCTGGTATTTTGGAGTATCTTGGGTGCCCTTCCTTGTTGGTGTGGCACTCTTCACCATTGCACAG ATCCAGTATGCATTTTTACAACATGATCTTGGGCATCTTTCAGTCTTTCAGAAGGCCAAGTGGAACAGACCATTTCACTTCATTGTGATGGGAATATGTAAG GGTGGACCACCAAGCCAATGGAACTATATGCATAACCAGCATCATGCCAAACCCAACTGCTTCCGCAAGGACCCTGATCTCAATATGCACCCATTTTTGTTCAGCCTGGGAAAGGCACTCTCTGTGGAG CTtggcaagaagaaaaagaaatacatgccTTACCAGCACCAGCACATATACTTCGCCC TTTTGGCCCCGTTGACCTTCGTTTTATACGTCCAGTTTGCTGTATTGCGTTTCGCATTTCAAAGGAAAAATTGGCTG gAGTTTGCTTTCATGATGCTTTACTATGTCCGCGTCTGTCTCATGTATGTTCCTTTAATGGGATTTAAGAGCTTCATGGCATACTACTGGTTGGCCAG GTTCCTAGAAAGCTCTTGGTTTCTCTGGATCTCGCAGATGAACCACATTCCAATGAACATTAACTATGACCAGAATTTAGACTGGGTGTCTGCCCAG CTTGCAGCAACGTGTAATGTGGATCAATCCCTGTTCAATGACTGGTACACAGGACACCTAAACTTCCAGATAGAGCACCA CCTTTTCCCAACGATGCCTCGCCACAATTATTGGAAGGTCGCTCCTCTGGTGAAATCCCTCTGTGCCAAGCATGACATTGAGTACCAATTCAAGCCCCTGCTCACGGCTTTTGCAGATATATTGCA CTCTCTGAAGAAATCAGGGGAGCACTGGCAAGACGCCTATCTCCATGCATAA